A stretch of Brassica napus cultivar Da-Ae chromosome C6, Da-Ae, whole genome shotgun sequence DNA encodes these proteins:
- the LOC106404491 gene encoding titin isoform X2 gives METGVVITQEPVFTKTSVEEAHAGVLLDHSTMDVDKVNLSTVLAEVVNGSGNKETEESKHEKEEVTKTISVSKIVKEKESETETDEQGTVFVHEPKNTDDAKIILTDATLEKGKEDETTQKQEEVSVENPVIEEGQTETKHSQKEETEISKAIEQIPTKTDEVEEEKDSITVETSVNGTEAEHNETVSVEEISRKGENIAKETPAEQDETETVNTVVKDPEIVNNEETTVHDLKENEDTVEAIKNSDDEEQVTREVTRDRDKEDDVIIHKEEEVQESLTVLETPTIEIKDTESKASKENEEHEQVLVRDIPQDDTLVLTNETVNTSTLQESAVLKTLETKSDETDAEPSLDLKEEEETVTPSDEVQETINVVIEPPKPSPEQRSKGTEEDEHVLGRNMPQGEAESLVTKEDRDQEKTDEFEVPIDLAMKVDREELMDEKKEADQAAGAQSLERGLALNESGAEEIPVINVESGEQMEKPSLESPSKVSEETRKTLDEQIKEKPEEEEEEVAQRQEGEEEGSYGAETVPVPESIELKEKAQEERILDLAPLQDEEIKSDEVLQVSSASPEGETLVESKKIEVIKANEEEDEEEEVPDKIQSILQTFDTEPVKSNEETTVHESLSLKDDDSDPVEAIKNSDDAEQASHEVTGDREKEEDITIHKAQEVQESLTVVETPTIQGEDIELKASKDSEEHEHVLVRDIPEEETLVPKAETVNTSTVHESSEPSLDLKEQEETVKTVTPSDEVQESITLMELPKLSPEQICKDTEEGEHVLGSSMPQGDMIITEAESLVTKENKEAIMDLKEQEKTEKLEEVTSDLALKVDKEKVMDEKKEADEVAGGRNMERGLELNESEAELVDQNITEETQEKLVESPSEETRKTLDEMIQEKPEEEVAPHQEAEERVSVPESREVKEKEKEERSLDLTPLQEESCLPTEKNEEEIKEQIHKHEPANEAVKSDEVIQVSYASPEGETVVEATKNEEQVVADKIQSILETVETVDTEPVKSNEDDIAESLNSAGEEIQTISKDGVNVQIDETAETSVNGTEDEHNATVLEEGISKNKESIVPETASEEIKNSDEAEENSDKEKEEMQESRNLLLQEENTESESSKNTIEHAHLLVRDVPQIDTLVTEAEDVNTSSTVHKFESNEAEVVQETRKYIEPNFDLKEDQEKEEKETVISPDKVRPSDQVDDDVQTEESVEVKSKETLQVESTEEKHENLLDVPSGDSEKLHPSTVLVAETESQDTTEEIPSELVLKEELKDDKTEVDGTQVMGEQRDLEPHEPEAEQTDQTKTDEKVLVESVEKMQTASLELTSEEEEVTLQQEGSSVYGLEIKEEETLSVAERKDEESCLPKETTLQQESKEEYEPTNDQQGPVKEKSDEILKVSSEEDEGEIIVDAVKLANEEQVVEEIQRSLEPNEPEEQEQETVSETTEDEKVKKEEPIVQTLSEEDAIKSHLTEDAKKGDEETEGRDTQQGETIVNEAESVYTSTVQEAAVSNTLETNINESEEVHSPISGEGERQVTKEDTEPRLDLKEDKEQEEADTVILSDEVRIQSPYISDESQGREDSDEVKYKEKDAKLLDLPAEKMQRPSLESPSELSEETSKTFDEKIEEEVTLHQENEEIVTVRESSELEVQAKEEEEESCPTNEQKSETKEQMSEEDSTSAHQTPVEEKYDQASAAPLPQEREAEKIDDMTENEEEKVAEAVEPHSSILSPPEEAEKIEEDEEEKGKETEPMGDTGTGSSKMVEEEKLKQDKEILQAEEVPSSETQVMAVQLKREDNATTTTESHEEEATVALLTRDIETSLTDKFSIDQEEEEQANKESPRDELEGETQTRELEEENMVEKNDNETLIAETNKENEDKAVGLDASKTCTKQEEEFENLETPKVEDKSQEISESKGDQTPPSFISELEDQILKQIEEIHEEEEIKEAQQVVVDQTSSLVEEEETKESRKVEAPSVQNLPVEASHAHQTDDKTEKQVEEEIHQEETKPKESDETSTKVTKVEDEEDTKETDTQVADIVKGQSLSHAPEDACLEQEELRDLGTLQPGAVVEDQDSAVNENSSDEFTFSNSIGAAEHGDENSSTLLVVGILKELQTTLEEKERGINVSQEGYSSGNDLNSIKAEPETLEKSLVVEATPTSEIIEANMFQDSASRELEVNVEEQLQVETREIAVCKEETPADLSLTEVLHGEKIMIPSNQEEGKKQEDVNASTSEKISLQEEAHPRDFEVSKKEHSAEAQETVKEDDQTFDQEMNEVLTSEKKITEPLLSVAEKELNEEHVKSQAVSDDDTKSSNELDFPSEQIPKDQREEAEETSFEVKKVPEDKNEDTADALITSEKVQLQDQSKEIGQEKESTDLKYVQEDLDDERKDDGHDSLLAHKKDSDLIEEKKEVDYVKRQPEDAIKSTEEKNNMTEKVGQEATKEIYQEECKQADTATDIKEEIKEEEKETTEDSLNSMKNTDDEIKDYGLDSVVAQKKESGSIEEKKEVDYVKKEVDDAIKHGVSTEEKNKMPEKIGQEPTKEIYQEECKQTDTVTAIKEDIKEEEKETPENCLNSMKNTDDATEKTQPEIQEIEKLSSVSETQDKPPKQEDEVPSQQKREIADDVSKLENPKIAEEMQQKDGEEPARKSLSDLIQKVKVTDKTEVATTELRIDEEAKAEGEDEDGDEHKDDKTSPDSIVMVEAKDTANIIKTQKKSHGILSGVGSKVKHSISKVKKALTGKSSHTTKPSSPQ, from the exons ATGGAAACTGGAGTTGTCATCACCCAAGAACCAGTGTTTACAAag ACAAGTGTGGAAGAAGCTCATGCAGGAGTACTACTAGACCACTCAACCATGGACGTAGATAAAGTAAACCTGAGTACTGTTCTTGCTGAGGTTGTAAATGGTTCAG GGAATAAAGAAACCGAAGAATCAAAACACGAAAAAGAAGAAGTGACGAAGACTATTTCCGTTAGTAAGATCGtcaaagagaaagaaagtgaGACAGAAACGGATGAACAAGGCACAGTCTTTGTTCATGAACCCAAAAACACAGATGATGCGAAGATAATCTTAACTGATGCGACTTTAGAGAAGGGTAAAGAAGATGAAACTACCCAAAAACAAGAAGAg GTAAGTGTCGAAAATCCGGTAATAGAAGAAGGTCAAACAGAAACCAAACACTCACAAAAAGAAGAGACGGAGATCTCTAAG GCCATTGAACAGATACCGACAAAGACTgatgaagtagaagaagaaaaagattcaATAACTGTTGAGACCTCTGTAAATGGAACAGAGGCTGAGCACAATGAAACCGTTTCAGTAGAAGAAATCTCGAGGAAAGGTGAGAACATTGCCAAAGAAACACCTGCGGAACAAGATGAAACTGAGACAGTAAATACAGTTGTAAAAGACCCTGAGATCGTTAATAATGAAGAAACTACAGTTCATGACCTGAAAGAGAATGAAGACACAGTGGAAGCAATCAAGAACTCAGATGATGAAGAGCAAGTCACACGTGAGGTGACTAGAGACAGAGATAAGGAAGATGACGTCATCATCCACAAAGAAGAAGAG GTGCAAGAAAGTCTTACGGTTCTCGAAACGCCTACAATAGAGATAAAGGACACTGAATCCAAAGCTTCAAAGGAGAATGAGGAACATGAACAAGTGTTGGTGAGAGACATACCACAAGACGATACACTTGTACTTACAAATGAGACTGTAAATACTTCAACACTACAAGAATCTGCAGTCTTGAAGACTTTGGAGACGAAGAGTGATGAAACAGATGCAGAACCGAGTCTTGACctgaaagaggaagaagagaccGTCACACCATCTGATGAG GTGCAAGAAACTATTAACGTAGTAATCGAACCGCCAAAACCCTCACCAGAACAAAGATCCAAAGGTACTGAAGAAGATGAACATGTTTTGGGTAGAAACATGCCACAGGGTGAAGCTGAGTCTCTGGTGACCAAAGAAGACAGAGATCAAGAGAAAACAGACGAGTTTGAAGTTCCAATAGATCTTGCAATGAAGGTAGATAGAGAGGAGCTGATGGATGAGAAGAAAGAGGCAGATCAAGCTGCTGGAGCGCAGAGTTTGGAGAGAGGTCTAGCATTGAATGAGTCAGGGGCAGAGGAAATCCCCGTTATAAATGTAGAATCAGGTGAGCAGATGGAGAAGCCATCTCTTGAGTCTCCTTCTAAAGTATCAGAGGAAACAAGAAAAACCTTAGATGAGCAGATCAAAGAAAaacctgaagaagaagaagaagaagtagcaCAACGTCAAGAAGGCGAAGAGGAAGGTTCTTATGGAGCAGAGACAGTTCCAGTACCAGAAAGTATTGAGCTTAAAGAAAAAGCCCAAGAAGAAAGGATTCTTGATCTGGCTCCTTTGCAAGATGAAGAAATTAAATCTGATGAAGTTTTACAAGTTTCATCTGCATCACCTGAAGGTGAGACCCTTGTTGAATCCAAAAAGATTGAAGTAATAAAAGCCaatgaggaagaagacgaagaagaagaagtaccAGACAAGATCCAAAGCATTCTTCAGACATTTGATACCGAACCTGTAAAATCTAATGAAGAAACTACAGTTCATGAATCTCTAAGCTTAAAAGATGATGATTCAGACCCAGTGGAAGCAATCAAAAACTCAGATGATGCAGAGCAAGCCTCACATGAGGTGACTGGAGACAGAGAAAAGGAAGAGGACATCACCATCCACAAAGCACAAGAG GTGCAAGAAAGTCTTACGGTTGTCGAAACGCCGACAATTCAGGGTGAGGACATTGAATTGAAAGCTTCAAAAGATAGTGAGGAACATGAACATGTGTTGGTGAGAGACATACCAGAAGAGGAGACCCTTGTACCTAAAGCTGAGACTGTAAATACTTCAACAGTACATGAGTCTTCAGAACCAAGTCTTGACCTGAAAGAGCAAGAAGAAACCGTAAAGACTGTCACACCATCTGATGAG GTGCAAGAAAGTATTACGTTAATGGAACTGCCAAAACTCTCACCAGAACAAATATGTAAAGATACTGAAGAAGGTGAACATGTTTTGGGGAGTAGCATGCCACAGGGTGATATGATTATAACTGAAGCTGAGTCTCTGGTGaccaaagaaaacaaagaggCGATTATGGACCTGAAGGAACAAGAGAAAACAGAGAAACTTGAAGAAGTTACATCAGATCTTGCGTTGAAGGTAGATAAAGAGAAGGTTATGGATGAGAAGAAAGAGGCAGATGAAGTTGCTGGAGGTCGGAATATGGAGAGAGGTCTAGAATTGAACGAGTCAGAGGCAGAGCTTGTTGATCAAAACATAACCGAAGAAACACAGGAAAAGTTGGTTGAGTCTCCTTCAGAGGAAACAAGGAAAACCTTAGACGAGATGATCCAAGAAAaaccagaagaagaagtagcaccgcatcaagaagctgaagagagAGTTTCAGTACCAGAAAGTAGAGaggttaaagaaaaagaaaaagaagaaaggagTCTTGATCTGACTCCTTTGCAAGAAGAATCATGCTTGCCAACGgagaaaaatgaagaagaaataaaagagCAAATCCACAAGCATGAACCAGCAAATGAAGCAGTCAAATCTGATGAAGTTATACAAGTTTCATATGCATCACCTGAAGGGGAGACCGTTGTTGAAGCCACAAAGAATGAAGAACAAGTAGTAGCAGACAAGATCCAAAGCATTCTTGAGACTGTTGAAACAGTTGATACCGAACCTGTAAAATCCAATGAAGATGACATAGCAGAGAGCTTAAACTCG GCTGGTGAAGAGATACAGACAATAAGCAAGGATGGAGTGAATGTACAAATAGATGAGACTGCTGAGACATCTGTAAACGGAACAGAGGATGAGCACAATGCAACGGTTTTAGAAGAAGGGAtctcaaagaacaaagagagcaTTGTCCCTGAAACAGCTTCAGAAGAAATCAAAAACTCAGATGAAGCAGAGGAAAACtcagacaaagaaaaagaagag ATGCAAGAAAGTCGGAATCTTCTGTTACAAGAAGAGAACACTGAATCAGAATCTTCAAAAAATACTATTGAACATGCACATCTTCTGGTAAGGGATGTGCCACAGATTGATACTCTTGTAACTGAGGCGGAGGATGTAAACACTTCTTCAACTGTCCACAAGTTCGAAAGTAATGAAGCTGAGGTAGTCCAAGAgacaagaaaatatatagaacCGAATTTTGACCTGAAAGAGGATCaagaaaaagaggaaaaagagaCGGTCATTTCACCTGATAAG GTGAGACCTTCTGATCAAGTTGATGATGATGTTCAGACAGAAGAATCTGTTGAGGTTAAATCTAAGGAGACCCTTCAAGTCGAAAGCACTGAGGAGAAGCATGAGAATCTTCTTGATGTACCATCTGGAGATTCAGAAAAACTCCATCCCTCGACAGTCCTAGTAGCCGAGACAGAAAGCCAGGATACAACTGAAGAGATTCCATCAGAACTTGTGTTGAAAGAGGAGCTTAAGGATGACAAGACGGAGGTAGATGGAACTCAAGTTATGGGAGAACAGAGAGACCTAGAACCGCATGAGCCAGAGGCAGAGCAAACTGATCAAACCAAAACCGATGAAAAGGTTCTTGTAGAATCAGTTGAGAAGATGCAGACTGCATCTCTTGAGCTTacttctgaagaagaagaagtaacaCTGCAACAAGAAGGTTCTTCTGTCTATGGATTAGAGATAAAAGAAGAGGAGACACTTTCAGTAGCAGAAAGGAAGGATGAAGAATCATGCCTGCCAAAAGAAACAACGTTGCAGCAAGAGTCAAAAGAGGAGTATGAACCAACAAATGACCAGCAGGGTCCTGTAAAAGAAAAATCTGATGAAATTTTGAAAGTTTCATCCGAGGAAGACGAAGGTGAGATCATTGTTGACGCCGTAAAGCTAGCAAATGAAGAACAAGTAGTAGAAGAAATCCAGAGAAGTCTTGAGCCTAATGAGCCAGAGGAGCAAGAACAAGAAACTGTTTCTGAGACGACAGAAGATGAAAAAGTGAAGAAGGAAGAACCTATTGTCCAAACATTAAGTGAGGAGGATGCAATAAAAAGCCATTTGACTGAAGACGCaaagaaaggagatgaggagaCAGAAGGGAGAGACACGCAACAAGGTGAGACCATTGTAAATGAAGCTGAGTCTGTATATACCTCAACAGTCCAAGAGGCTGCAGTATCAAACACTTTGGAGACGAATATTAATGAATCAGAGGAAGTGCATAGCCCAATAAGTGGAGAAGGAGAAAGACAAGTGACAAAAGAAGACACAGAACCGAGATTGGATCTGAAAGAGGATAAAGAACAAGAGGAAGCAGACACGGTCATTTTATCTGATGAGGTAAGGATACAATCTCCATACATATCTGATGAGAGCCAGGGAAGAGAAGATTCTGATGAGGTCAAATACAAGGAGAAGGATGCAAAACTTCTTGATTTACCAGCTGAAAAGATGCAGAGGCCATCCCTTGAATCTCCTTCTGAACTATCAGAGGAAACAAGCAAAACTTTTGATGAGAAGATCGAAGAAGAAGTAACTCTGCATCAAGAAAATGAAGAGATAGTAACAGTTCGAGAAAGTAGTGAGCTTGAAGTACAAgccaaggaagaagaagaagaatcatgcCCAACAAATGAGCAAAAAAGTGAAACGAAAGAGCAAATGAGTGAAGAAGATAGTACTAGTGCACATCAGACTCCTGTCGAAGAAAAATATGATCAAGCTTCAGCTGCACCACTTCCACAGGAACGGGAAGCAGAAAAGATTGACGACATGACAGAAAATGAGGAAGAAAAAGTAGCAGAGGCTGTTGAACCTCATAGTTCAATTCTATCACCTCCAGAGGAAGCTGAGAAGatagaagaagacgaagaagaaaaagggaAGGAGACAGAACCGATGGGAGATACTGGAACAGGATCCTCTAAAATGGTTGAAGAAGAGAAGCTGAAGCAAGACAAAGAGATACTTCAAGCAGAAGAAGTTCCTTCTAGTGAAACACAAGTGATGGCGGTTCAACTAAAAAGAGAAGAtaatgcaacaacaacaacagaaaGCCATGAGGAAGAAGCAACGGTTGCACTACTGACAAGAGATATTGAAACTTCTTTGACTGATAAATTCTCTATAgatcaggaggaggaggaacaaGCCAACAAGGAAAGCCCCAGAGATGAGCTGGAAGGAGAAACACAAACAAGAGAGCTTGAAGAAGAAAATATGGTTGAGAAGAATGATAATGAGACTCTAATTGCAGAgacaaataaagaaaatgaagacAAAGCAGTGGGTTTAGATGCTTCAAAGACATGCACTAAGCAAGAAGAAGAGTTTGAGAATCTTGAAACCCCAAAGGTAGAGGACAAGAGCCAGGAAATTTCCGAATCTAAGGGTGATCAGACTCCTCCATCCTTTATTTCAGAACTAGAAGACCAAATTCTAAAGCAAATTGAGGAGattcatgaagaagaagaaataaaggAAGCTCAACAAGTTGTGGTTGATCAGACTTCATCCttagttgaagaagaagaaacaaaggaATCACGCAAGGTAGAAGCTCCGAGTGTTCAGAATCTTCCAGTTGAAGCATCACATGCACATCAGACTGAtgataaaactgaaaaacagGTTGAGGAGGAGATTCAtcaagaagaaacaaaaccaaaagaatcagATGAGACTTCAACTAAAGTCACAAAggtagaagatgaagaagatacaAAGGAAACTGATACCCAAGTGGCTGATATAGTGAAAGGACAAAGCTTATCACATGCTCCTGAAGATGCATGCCTGGAGCAGGAAGAGTTGAGGGACCTTGGAACTCTACAACCCGGTGCAGTTGTGGAAGATCAAGATTCTGCTGTGAACGAAAATAGCTCAGATGAATTTACTTTCTCAAATTCAATAGGAGCGGCAGAGCATGGAGATGAGAATAGCTCAACTCTTCTAGTTGTTGGAATCTTGAAAGAACTCCAGACTACATtggaggagaaagagagaggaatCAATGTTTCTCAGGAGGGTTACTCAAGTGGGAATGATTTGAATTCAATCAAGGCAGAACCAGAAACCCTGGAGAAGAGTCTCGTCGTGGAGGCAACTCCAACTTCTGAGATAATAGAAGCAAACATGTTTCAAGACAGCGCAAGCAGGGAGCTTGAAGTCAATGTAGAAGAGCAACTCCAAGTAGAAACTAGAGAGATTGCAGTGTGTAAGGAAGAAACTCCAGCTGATTTGTCACTCACAGAAGTGTTACATGGTGAGAAAATTATGATTCCATCAAATCAAGAAGAAGGAAAGAAACAAGAAGACGTAAATGCTTCAACATCAGAAAAGATAAGCCTACAAGAAGAAGCGCATCCCAGAGATTTTGAAGTCTCTAAGAAGGAGCACAGCGCAGAGGCTCAAGAAACTGTTAAAGAAGATGATCAAACTTTTGATCAAGAGATGAACGAGGTATTAACATCAGAGAAGAAAATCACAGAGCCTCTTCTGAGTGTAGCTGAGAAAGAAttaaatgaagaacatgttAAGTCTCAAGCCGTATCAGATGATGATACAAAGAGCAGTAATGAGTTGGATTTTCCTTCAGAACAAATACCAAAGGATCAAAGAGAAGAGGCTGAAGAAAcgtcatttgaagtcaagaaggtacCAGAAGATAAAAATGAGGACACTGCTGATGCTTTGATCACAAGCGAAAAAGTGCAGCTGCAAGATCAGTCCAAGGAAATTGGACAAGAGAAAGAGTCGACTGATCTCAAATATGTCCAGGAAGATCTTGATGATGAAAGAAAAGATGATGGCCATGATTCTCTTTTAGCACATAAGAAAGATTCAGACTTAATAGAGGAGAAGAAGGAGGTTGATTATGTGAAGAGACAGCCGGAAGATGCAATCAAATCCACAGAAGAG AAGAACAACATGACTGAAAAAGTTGGCCAAGAAGCAACAAAAGAGATCTATCAAGAGGAGTGCAAGCAAGCAGATACTGCAACTGATATCAAGGAAGAGATCAAAGAAGAAGAG AAGGAAACAACAGAGGATAGTTTGAACAGTATGAAGAACACCGATGATGAAATTAAAGATTATGGCCTTGATTCAGTTGTAGCACAAAAGAAGGAATCAGGCTcaatagaagagaagaaggaggTTGATTATGTGAAgaaggaggttgatgatgcAATTAAACATGGAGTTTCCACAGAAGAG AAGAACAAGATGCCTGAAAAAATTGGCCAGGAACCAACAAAAGAGATCTATCAAGAGGAGTGTAAGCAAACAGATACTGTAACTGCTATCAAGGAAGATATCAAAGAAGAAGAG AAGGAAACACCAGAGAATTGTTTGAACAGTATGAAGAacaccgatgatgccacagaaaAAACTCAACCAGAGATTCAAGAGATCGAGAAACTGTCTTCTGTCAGCGAAACACAAGACAAACCACCAAAG CAAGAAGATGAAGTTCCAAGCCAACAGAAAAGGGAAATAGCTGATGATGTTTCAAAGCTAGAGAATCCAAAGATTGCAGAAGAGATGCAGCAAAAAGATGGAGAAGAACCAGCTAGGAAGTCACTATCAGACCTCATCCAAAAAGTGAAAGTAACAGACAAGACCGAAGTTGCAACAACAGAACTTCGTATCGACGAAGAGGCTAAGGCAGAGGGAGAAGATGAGGATGGAGATGAACATAAAGATGATAAAACAAGTCCAGATTCCATTGTGATGGTTGAAGCTAAAGATACAGCTAACATcatcaaaactcaaaagaaatCACATGGCATTCTCTCTGGTGTTGGCTCAAAGGTCaaacattcaatttcaaaggtGAAGAAAGCACTCACTGGAAAATCTTCTCACACAACAAAGCCTTCATCACCACAGTga